The DNA window TTCCCCGAAAAAAATCAGCGTCGGGCCTGTCGCCTCCTTGAAGAGGTGGAGTTGGAAGAAAAGCATCTCCACCGGCGGGCCATGGCCCTCTCCGGTGGTCAGCAACAACGGGTGGCCATTGCCCGCGCCTTTATGTCGCAGCCGAGTATAGTCCTGGCTGATGAGCCAGTGGCCAGCCTGGACCCGACAATCAGCAGGAATGTACTCAATCTTCTCAAGCAAACAGCCCAGCAGCGTCAGACCACGGTGTTATGCAGCCTCCATCAGGTGGATTATGCCCTGGAGTTTGCGGACCGGATCATCGGTCTGCGTCAGGGATGCCTGGTCTATGACGGTCGGCCAGAAGATGTGACGCCGCAGGTTCTTGAAGAGCTCTATGGGCCGGGGAATGTTCCCTTTATTGAGGAAGACGGTGGGGGAGATGCAACACTGCCATCATTTCTTGACGAACAACAATTTGCTGTGGCCATGCAGGCTGCCTGAGGTGGATGATGAGTATTGTGCGAGAACCGTTCATGAATCAACCCACGGAGCGCTACAACTCCGATAGCTGGGAGTTGCAGCGGGCCATCACCCCCAAACTGATCGGTGTTCTCTTAATCATCGTTCTTTTTATCTCCTGGTCTGCCCGTAATACCGAGATGGATCGGGCCACACTGGAAAATATAGAGGCTGTAGGCGCCATCCTTGGGCTTGGAGATTCCAAGGTGGTATCCGGTGCCACCGGCTTTATCAGGAAGGCATTTCCTTTTGTTCTGGAAAGCCGCACCGACACCAGGCGTTTGGACGATTTTGATCCTGCAAATCTGCCGATCTTTACCCATCTGGAAACAGTGGCCGAGCGGGAGTATGATCTGATGACCGATAGTTACACCGAAATTCAGACCCAGTACCTGGTTCATCCTTTCGGTTATCTGATCAGGGTGCTGTGGAAAATGTGGGAAACCGTCGAGATGGCCCTCTGGGGCACCATATTTTCCATCATGATCTCTCTACCCCTCGGTATCTTGAGCGCCCGCAACTATACACCCAACAAGGCGGTCTACACGGGCGCCCGGGGACTCCTTGGCTTTCATCGTTCCATGCCGGAGTTGATCCTGGCCTTGTTCTTTGTTTTAATGTACGGCTTTGGTCCCATTGCCGGGATCTTTGCCCTTGCCATGCACACCAGTGGCGTGCTTGGCAAGTTCTTTGCCGATGAGATTGAAAATGCCCCTCCCGGCCCCCAGGAAGCCCTCCGTTCCGGCGGAGCCGGACGCCTCAAGGTTCTGCGTTTTGCTGTTTTTCCTCAGGTCTTGCCGCAGTATATGGCCTATGTCCAGTATGTCTTTGAGCGTAATATCCGCACCGCCTCGGTGCTTGGTATCGTCGGTGCCGGCGGTATCGGCATGGAGCTTAAAGGCCGCTGGGATCTCTTTGATTACTCCCATGTCGCCACCATTCTTTTGGTCATTTTTATAACCGTCATGCTGCTGGAGTTCTTGTCCCAGCGCCTGCGGTCAAGTGCAATGTAGGGGAAACTATGAGTTCTATTTATCAAACTACTGAAGTTACTCGCGGTCAGTGGCTCCGTGCCCTGAGCGCCCTGGAGCCAGAAAAGTTGACGGCCCAGGTCGCCGCCCTCACCGAGGAGTGGCATATCACGCCACGTTCCTTGCCCCAGTCGGGGCTGGCCATGCTCAAGATTCGGGAAAGTGCGGGCGGGGAGTCTTTTTATCTGGGTGAAATTCCGTTGACCACGACCTGGCTTGAGATCCGTGATCCGGACGGCAGCACGGCCCAAGGTGCGGCCCAGATCATGGCCGACAATCTTGACCTTGCCAGAGTTCTTGCCATCTGTGATGGTATCCTGGCCGGGAAGTTGATCGGCCATGAGATTGTCAGTGCCCTTGTCCGCCAGGGGTGGCAACGGTGCCAGGCCGAAGAGCAAAAAAGACGGGGTATGCTGGCTACAACCAGGGTCGATTTTTCCCTGCTCGATGACGTGGGGGAAAGCGATGGAAATTGATGCTATCTGGCAGCCCGCCAACCAGCAACGTATCTTCCGTGCCTTGATGGAAGCCATGGCCAGACCGGGCAGCCTGTATGATGTCCGGCCCTGGTTGGGTGAAGCGACGGCGTGGCGAGGCGTGCTGGCAAGT is part of the Desulfobulbaceae bacterium genome and encodes:
- the phnC gene encoding phosphonate ABC transporter ATP-binding protein, with the translated sequence MLKLEKVSRVYPDGTRAIDNLSLDIKKGEFCVLLGPSGAGKSTLMGMINGMVLPCQGEVVLWGEKVERSNLKRLQQRVSMIHQQLHLVPRLSVLNNVLTGALPETSLWRSLFMLFPEKNQRRACRLLEEVELEEKHLHRRAMALSGGQQQRVAIARAFMSQPSIVLADEPVASLDPTISRNVLNLLKQTAQQRQTTVLCSLHQVDYALEFADRIIGLRQGCLVYDGRPEDVTPQVLEELYGPGNVPFIEEDGGGDATLPSFLDEQQFAVAMQAA
- the phnG gene encoding phosphonate C-P lyase system protein PhnG; protein product: MSSIYQTTEVTRGQWLRALSALEPEKLTAQVAALTEEWHITPRSLPQSGLAMLKIRESAGGESFYLGEIPLTTTWLEIRDPDGSTAQGAAQIMADNLDLARVLAICDGILAGKLIGHEIVSALVRQGWQRCQAEEQKRRGMLATTRVDFSLLDDVGESDGN
- the phnE gene encoding phosphonate ABC transporter, permease protein PhnE codes for the protein MNQPTERYNSDSWELQRAITPKLIGVLLIIVLFISWSARNTEMDRATLENIEAVGAILGLGDSKVVSGATGFIRKAFPFVLESRTDTRRLDDFDPANLPIFTHLETVAEREYDLMTDSYTEIQTQYLVHPFGYLIRVLWKMWETVEMALWGTIFSIMISLPLGILSARNYTPNKAVYTGARGLLGFHRSMPELILALFFVLMYGFGPIAGIFALAMHTSGVLGKFFADEIENAPPGPQEALRSGGAGRLKVLRFAVFPQVLPQYMAYVQYVFERNIRTASVLGIVGAGGIGMELKGRWDLFDYSHVATILLVIFITVMLLEFLSQRLRSSAM